TCGGCCATGCGGTCCAGCGAGCTTTCGAACCAGTCCAGGCATTTGCCCAGCGGGCCACGGTGAGGGTCGCCATGCTGGTGCGGGTCGGGCCAGATCGACGACAGCATCGGGTCGAGCGTAAAGCTGACCAACATCGAGATCAGCACGGCCACGGTGACGGTAAGGCCAAACTGGTGGAAGAACTTGCCGATAATGCCGCTCATGAAGCCTACCGGCAGAAACACCGCCACCACGGTCAGCGTGGTGGCCAGCACGGCCAGGCCGATTTCATTGGTGCCATCCTGCGCTGCCTGGTAGTGGCTTTTGCCCAGCTGGCGGTGGCGAACGATGTTCTCCCGCACCACGATGGCATCGTCGATCAGCAGACCGATGGATAGGGACAGCGCCATCAGCGTCATCAGGTTGAGGGTGAATCCCAGGGCCTGCAGCGCAAACAGGGTACCGATCAGCGCCACCGGCAGGGTCAGGCCGGTAATTACCGTGCTGCGCCAGCTGCCCAGAAACAGGAACACGATCAGCACGGTGAGGCCGGCACCTTCCAGCAGGGTGGCTTCCACATTGGCCAGCGATTTCTTCACATCCTCCGACTTGTCGTAGCTGACATGGACATGGGTGCCGGCCGGCATGCGGCCTTGCATGGCGTGGATGACCTGTTTCACGCCATCGGCCACTTCCACCACATTGGCACCACGCGCCGCACGGATATCAATGCCCACGCCCGGCTTGCCGTCGATCAGCGTCAGGCTGGATGCTTCGGCTTCGGCATCGCTCACCGTGGCTACATCCGACAGGCGGATGGTGCTGCCATTGCGATAGCCGGTCACCAGATTGGCAAAGTCTTCCGGCGACTTGAGCTTGCCGCTTACCCGCACGTTCATTTCATTGCTGGCGCTGCTGACCGCACCGGCCGGGTAATCGCGGTTGCCGGCCCGGATGGCATCGGCAACTTCCTGCAGGGAAAGGCCGCTGGACTCCAGCCGATAGGGGTCGACATCAATACGGATCTGACGCTTGAGCCCGCCCACCAGCTTGACCTCACCTACCCCGGTAACAATCTGCAGCCGCTTTTTCAGGGTATTTTCCAGCCAGGTGGTGAGCGTGCGCTGGGATACCTGGCTGGAACTGAAGCTGATGGACAACAGCGGCTGGTCGTTGGGATTGAACTGCGATACCGAAGGAGTATCGATTTCACGGCGGAAGCGCCCCTGCACCCCGCCTACCCGATCGCGCACATCCTGCACCGCCACCGCCGGGTCCACCGTCAGGGCAAATTCCACCACGATGGTGGAACTGCCCTCAAACGAGTACGAACGGATATGCTTGATGCCGTTGATGGTGTTGATGGCCTCTTCCAGCGGACGGGTGACTTCGCTCTCCACCACCTCGGGCGAGGCACCGCTGTAATGGGTGCTAACCACTGCCACCGGGAAGCGGATATCCGGCAACTCTTCCACCGGCAGACGCGACCAGGCAAACAAGCCCAGCACCAGCAATGCCAGCATCAGGACAGTAGCAAAATAGGGATTGCGCACGCTGACACGGGTCAACCACATGCTGTGTCCCTCATTTCAGTTCGGTTGGCAGGGTAACGGCATCACCGCTGGCCACGCCCAGCAAGGGTGCAGCCAGCACCACCTGGCCGGGATTCAGCCCCGTCACGGCCAGCTTGCGTTCGCTCTGCGACCACAGCAGCACCTTGACCGGCTGATGTTTGAGCCGCCCCTGTGTCACCAGCATCACCCAGGGCTGCCCCTGCAGATCCTGTACCGCGGTTTGCGGCAGCACCACCTGCCCGGTCAGTTCGCGCAGAACCACGCCACCCTTGGCAAACTGCCCGGCCTTGAGGCGGCCATCGGCATTATTCACGCGGATATAAATGAGGAAACTGCGGGTCCCGCTCTGCGCCACCGGATTGACCCGTACCACCTCGCCCGTAGACTCGTCCGGCAGCCCCTCCACGCTGAAACGTGCCTGCTGGCCGGGTTTGATGCGGCCAATCCACTGCGACGGCACACTGGCACTCAACTCCAGCACACCGAGGTCGGCAATGGAAAACAGCCGGGTATTCTTGGCGGCGATTTCACCGGGGTTGATCTTGCGCT
The sequence above is drawn from the Aquitalea denitrificans genome and encodes:
- a CDS encoding efflux RND transporter permease subunit; protein product: MWLTRVSVRNPYFATVLMLALLVLGLFAWSRLPVEELPDIRFPVAVVSTHYSGASPEVVESEVTRPLEEAINTINGIKHIRSYSFEGSSTIVVEFALTVDPAVAVQDVRDRVGGVQGRFRREIDTPSVSQFNPNDQPLLSISFSSSQVSQRTLTTWLENTLKKRLQIVTGVGEVKLVGGLKRQIRIDVDPYRLESSGLSLQEVADAIRAGNRDYPAGAVSSASNEMNVRVSGKLKSPEDFANLVTGYRNGSTIRLSDVATVSDAEAEASSLTLIDGKPGVGIDIRAARGANVVEVADGVKQVIHAMQGRMPAGTHVHVSYDKSEDVKKSLANVEATLLEGAGLTVLIVFLFLGSWRSTVITGLTLPVALIGTLFALQALGFTLNLMTLMALSLSIGLLIDDAIVVRENIVRHRQLGKSHYQAAQDGTNEIGLAVLATTLTVVAVFLPVGFMSGIIGKFFHQFGLTVTVAVLISMLVSFTLDPMLSSIWPDPHQHGDPHRGPLGKCLDWFESSLDRMAEHYVRGIRWALSHRKTVLLAALLLLLGSFLLVPRIGGEFMPRQDKGKFALSYKTAPGSSLDYTAGKGRELEALLRQLPAVRSIQLTAGSSSFSASKTDGQLLVDLGSKTSRNHSLFSVMQRARSLASHVAGVEIVSVEEMGKEGPGGKPINIGLRGSNLGELDAAANLLISQLAKVKGVGDLQSSLSDADPAIKLEVRRDAAASLGVDLNRVGSTLSQLLAGDVVGSWEAPDGENYDVLLQVPRSERRNELLDIITVAGRADANGAASMVPLSTVTRLSPGLSPRQIDRVDLLRQVTVTGNIAGRDAGSVFADISKITAALKLPAGVVLAEEGERRDMEESLGYALQALAMGVIFIYMILAAQFRSFTMPLAIMVALPLAFVGVFVALWLCGSTLNMFSVIGIIMLMGLAAKNGILLVDFINQSRREGMARSEAIVAAGRVRLRPIMMTSLAMIFGMLPMAIGGSEGAETRAPMAHAIIGGMVSSTLLTLIVLPVVYSYLDSLRQWVRQRLGVIKASG